One genomic window of Salvelinus alpinus chromosome 9, SLU_Salpinus.1, whole genome shotgun sequence includes the following:
- the ighmbp2 gene encoding DNA-binding protein SMUBP-2, with protein MEVECFVSKTLELLQEEREAEIEETRLWQENVSLKDLQSKGVCLLKLQIGSQSTGLYGRSLLLLEPRKHMGVSVLPSNNFGPGDIVGLYDLDGCTPSSQLCTGVVTRISQSAVTVACEDSPDGLNLDTDALYNLMKLANDVTYKRMKKALNTLNGYSSGPASDLISVLFGYSEPGSISQPNDLCFLNTGLDESQRQAVSFALSQREVAVIHGPPGTGKTTTVVEIILQVVKQGQKVLCCAGSNVAVDNLVERLAKAKAKVLRLGHPARLLESIQKHSLDAALAHSDNTNIIADIRKDIDKAFMGMKKMSDKRDRIHLKREVGELRKELRTREATAIAEVLKRADVVLATNTGANDGGPLKNLPVDHFDWVVIDECAQALESSCWIALLRGRKCILAGDYKQLPPTIKSHTAASQGLSVSLMERLILKYGDSVVRMLTVQYRMNSNIMTWASEQMYQGQLTAHSSVEKHLLKDLPGVASVEETSTPLLLIDTAGCGLSEMEVTDEQSKGNQGEVDIVELHIKALTEAGVKPKDIAVIAPYNLQVHLLRQRLSARHPDLEIKSVDGFQGREKEAVVLTLVRSNRKGEIGFLAEDRRINVAVTRARRHLALVCDTQTVQTHGFLKTLIDHMTQHGDVRTAFEYLRDIVPQNYTRDHRDTKSSNTTASSSSSTSNKQKGRGQAGSKVEPGHKKTSGGNKTQGGEPQTDPGTHSQARRSTPTEEEQRLTQIKYLEIKGQVEWFRQDPDQTELRFPSTLNSHDRLLVHQVAEELGLNHESQGEGKDRCITVSRPPTGPNEAGEEVEQQALQPAAVLEEDSVTGPPVEQPAAPVDLKTLHLERMRREQERREQKKHLETVRTAGQTQTAKKAKAKGKTKAGACEIAAAATADDDFDTLIDAVVKAERVCSFVKCKTLVIYLGQLCLFCNRQYCLGHHIPEVHGCGDQAKANARMRISKEGVLYAGSGHKNKSVDPNKKAYLHRKLDSKLKDMEKQRKTKPKENDKN; from the exons ATGGAGGTGGAATGCTTTGTGTCCAAGACCCTAGAGCTCcttcaggaggagagagaagcagagatcgAGGAGACACG GCTATGGCAGGAGAATGTCTCTCTGAAAGATCTCCAGAGTAAAGGCGTTTGTCTTCTGAAGCTGCAGATAGGAAGCCAGTCAACTGGCCTTTATGGAAGATCACTCCTTCTTCTGGAACCCAGAAAACACATGGGCGTCTCTGTGCTACCTAGCAACAACTTTGGACCCG GAGACATAGTGGGTCTGTATGACCTGGATGGCTGTACGCCGTCCTCCCAGCTGTGTACTGGTGTAGTGACCCGCATCAGTCAGTCAGCGGTAACCGTGGCCTGTGAGGACTCGCCGGACGGACTCAACCTGGACACAGACGCTCTgtacaacctcatgaagctggctaaCGATGTCACATACAAACGCATGAAAAA GGCCTTGAACACTCTGAATGGGTACAGCAGTGGACCAGCCTCGGATTTGATCAGCGTTCTCTTTGGCTACTCAGAACCTGGCTCTATATCACAACCAA ATGACCTGTGTTTCCTGAACACGGGTCTGGATGAGTCTCAGAGACAGGCCGTGTCGTTTGCTCTGTCTCAGAGAGAGGTAGCTGTAATACACGGGCCACCAGGCACTGGCAAGACAACCACTGTGGTGGAAATCATCCTGCAAGTGGTCAAACAGGGACAGAAG GTCCTGTGTTGTGCTGGTTCTAACGTGGCCGTGGATAACCTGGTAGAGCGCCTGGCTAAGGCCAAAGCTAAGGTCCTGAGACTGGGCCACCCTGCCCGCCTGCTAGAGTCCATTCAGAAACACTCGCTAGACGCCGCCCTCGCTCACAGTGACAACACCAACATCATCGCTGACATACGCAAAGATATCGACAAAGCTTTT ATGGGGATGAAGAAGATGAGTGACAAACGAGATCGGATCCACCTGAAGAGGGAGGTAGGAGAGCTGAGGAAAGAGCTGAGGACCAGGGAAGCTACAGCCATTGCTGAGGTCCTCAAACGCGCTGATGTGGTTCTAGCCACTAACACAG gtgCTAATGATGGTGGCCCTCTGAAGAACCTACCTGTAGACCATTTTGACTGGGTGGTGATCGATGAGTGTGCCCAGGCGTTGGAGAGCTCCTGCTGGATCGCTCTGCTCAGAGGCAGGAAGTGTATCCTGGCTGGAGACTACAAGCAGCTGCCACCCACCATCAAGTCTCACAC GGCTGCGTCTCAAGGCCTGTCTGTCAGCCTGATGGAGAGGTTGATCCTGAAGTATGGAGACTCCGTAGTCAGGATGCTGACAGTGCAGTACCGAATGAACAGTAACATCATGACCTGGGCCTCAGAACAGATGTACCAGGGGCAACTCACCGCACACAGCTCAGTGGAGAAACACCTGCTCAA AGATCTCCCAGGAGTAGCCAGTGTTGAAGAGACcagcacccctctcctcctcatagaCACAGCAGGCTGTGGGCTTAGTGAGATGGAGGTGACAGACGAACAGTCCAAAGGAAACCAAG GTGAGGTGGACATTGTGGAACTGCACATCAAAGCGTTGACTGAAGCTGGGGTGAAACCTAAAGACATCGCTGTTATTGCCCCTTACAATCTGCAG GTGCATCTCCTGCGTCAGCGTCTCTCAGCCAGACATCCCGATCTGGAGATCAAGTCTGTCGACGGCTTCCAGGGCAGAGAGAAGGAGGCTGTGGTGCTGACCTTGGTCAGATCTAACAGGAAAG GTGAGATAGGGTTCTTAGCTGAAGACCGGAGGATCAACGTGGCGGTGACTCGAGCCAGACGTCACCTGGCCCTGGTGTGTGACACGCAGACCGTCCAGACCCACGGCTTCCTCAAGACCCTCATCGATCACATGACCCAGCACGGAGACGTACGCACCGCCTTTGAGTACCTGCGG GACATTGTGCCCCAGAACTACACCAGAGACCACCGAGATACCAAGTCTAGCAACACTACCGCTAGCAGCTCCTCATCCACCTCCAACAAGCAGAAGGGCAGAGGTCAGGCTGGGAGCAAGGTGGAGCCAGGACACAAGAAGACCTCTGGGGGGAACAAGACCCAAGGAGGAGAGCCCCAGACAG ATCCCGGCACACACAGCCAAGCCAGACGTTCCACTCCCACGGAGGAGGAGCAGAGACTGACCCAGATAAAATACCTGGAGATCAAGGGCCAGGTGGAGTGGTTCCGACaggacccagaccagacagaGCTACGGTTTCCCTCCACCCTCAACTCCCACGACCGCCTGCTCGTACACCAG GTTGCAGAGGAGCTGGGCCTGAACCATGAGAGCCAGGGAGAGGGAAAGGACAGATGCATCACTGTCTCCAGACCCCCGACAGGGCCTAACGAGGCTGGGGAAGAAGTGGAGCAACAAGCCCTACAACCAGCAGCCGTCCTGGAGGAAGACAGTGTTACAGGGCCTCCTGTAGAGCAACCCGCAGCACCTGTAGATCTCAAGACTTTACATCTGGAACGAATGAGACGggagcaggagaggagggagcagaAGAAGCATCTAGAGACCGTCCGTACAGCAGGACAGACTCAGACTGCTAAGAAGGCCAAGGCAAAAG GAAAGACCAAAGCGGGTGCCTGTGAGATCGCTGCGGCTGCGACGGCGGACGATGATTTTGACACCCTAATAGATGCTGTGGTGAAGGCAGAACGCGTCTGTAGTTTTGTCAAGTGTAAAACGTTAGTCATTTATCTGGGACAACTCTGTCTGTTCTGCAACAGACAATACTGCCTCGGTCACCACATACCTGAG GTCCATGGGTGTGGAGACCAAGCCAAGGCCAATGCCAGGATGAGGATCAGTAAAGAAGGGGTTCTGTATGCCGGTAGTGGACACAAGAACAAGTCTGTAGATCCGAACAAGAAGGCCTACCTACACAGGAAGCTGGACTCCAAACTCAAAGACATGGAAAAGCAGCGGAAGACCAAACCCAAAGAGAATGACAAGAattga